Proteins encoded within one genomic window of Anaerolineae bacterium:
- a CDS encoding DUF2723 domain-containing protein codes for MTPNAGAGRQRPVALAQWAAGALVLAALLTLYLFTLDDGLRMEELQGGDLITHQYAQVEGRFSNAPGYPLYTLGGWLWFRMGRLLLSWALSPIQILSLYSTLWALAALATMYVLALELSPGRWPLAAAVTLFYGVTYFFWYYSVSTEQYTSAVFQTLLLALLALRWERTQRDRLLRWIAFVVGTCAANLVTTLLLVPPLAWFILSRRPDLLRRRRLIASLAALAALPILSYAFVYLRGAQHPEWRGEGDWPHALAWFLDFISTSQGREEMTLSLLPLGLSYLCLVPAELTWPVLVAGLAGLGLLGRRRAVLLLGTVLLYLLFSYVDRFGNWYQVVMPAYPLVILGLVGLSRCPRARADGPWSRLVLAGIVILLLLGTGDRLATNLPRANLSQRLDDDALCPGRAILADLQLLDPDGIASVLVTYEESLSLQYLQSVLGEGDRVRVLTDPAAVESATHVSRHAAPLALPSPGWRQPHAAGEVLLAPEAPEALRLAAVTSARAASLGPLSPSQLALDLRDRSPACGGPALLVLIRWHLLEPLDADLSISVRALSQGALIRADQGPAQDDHPPVWGLSPTSTWSPGDERLDAYLLPLSEERAADSLELVAYVLTDDGPETLWEAELPLPE; via the coding sequence ATGACTCCCAATGCCGGCGCCGGCAGGCAGCGGCCGGTCGCCCTTGCCCAATGGGCAGCAGGCGCGCTCGTCCTCGCTGCCCTGCTTACGCTCTACCTCTTCACCCTGGACGATGGGCTGCGGATGGAGGAGCTCCAGGGCGGAGACCTCATCACCCACCAATACGCTCAGGTCGAGGGGCGGTTCTCCAACGCCCCCGGCTACCCCCTCTACACACTGGGGGGATGGCTCTGGTTCCGGATGGGGCGGCTACTGCTCTCCTGGGCCTTGTCCCCCATACAGATCCTGTCGCTGTACTCGACGCTCTGGGCCCTGGCCGCCCTGGCCACCATGTACGTGCTGGCTCTCGAACTCTCCCCCGGTCGCTGGCCTCTGGCCGCTGCGGTAACCCTGTTCTACGGCGTCACCTACTTCTTCTGGTACTACTCCGTCTCCACCGAGCAGTACACCTCGGCCGTGTTTCAGACGCTTCTCCTGGCGCTGCTCGCCCTCCGCTGGGAGCGTACCCAGCGAGACCGCCTTCTGCGCTGGATCGCTTTCGTAGTGGGGACCTGCGCCGCCAACCTGGTCACCACGCTGCTGCTCGTGCCGCCCCTGGCCTGGTTCATCCTCTCCCGCCGGCCTGACCTTCTCCGCCGCCGGCGCCTCATAGCCAGTCTGGCCGCGCTGGCCGCGCTGCCCATCCTCTCCTACGCCTTCGTCTACCTGCGGGGAGCTCAGCACCCGGAATGGCGGGGCGAGGGCGACTGGCCGCACGCCCTGGCCTGGTTCCTGGACTTCATCAGCACCTCTCAGGGGCGCGAGGAGATGACCCTGAGCCTCCTGCCCCTGGGCCTGAGCTACCTCTGCCTGGTGCCTGCCGAACTCACCTGGCCGGTGCTGGTGGCCGGGCTGGCCGGCCTGGGCCTGCTGGGACGTCGCCGCGCGGTGCTGCTTTTGGGCACAGTCCTCCTCTACCTGCTCTTCTCCTATGTCGACCGATTCGGCAATTGGTACCAGGTGGTCATGCCCGCCTACCCTCTGGTGATACTGGGCCTAGTCGGTCTCTCCAGATGCCCCCGAGCCCGAGCTGACGGGCCGTGGTCGAGACTAGTACTTGCGGGAATAGTCATCCTGCTTCTGCTGGGCACAGGCGACCGGCTGGCCACGAACCTGCCGCGGGCGAATCTGAGCCAGCGCCTGGACGATGATGCCCTCTGTCCTGGACGTGCCATCCTCGCCGACCTGCAGCTACTTGACCCGGACGGCATCGCGTCGGTCCTGGTGACCTACGAGGAATCGCTCTCGCTCCAGTACCTGCAGAGCGTGCTGGGCGAGGGCGACCGTGTCCGCGTGCTAACCGACCCGGCCGCAGTCGAGTCGGCGACGCACGTGAGCCGCCATGCGGCCCCGTTGGCCCTGCCGAGTCCAGGATGGAGGCAGCCCCACGCGGCAGGAGAGGTGCTGCTGGCCCCAGAAGCCCCTGAGGCCCTCCGCCTCGCCGCCGTAACCAGCGCCCGCGCCGCGTCCCTGGGCCCCCTGAGCCCCTCCCAACTAGCGCTCGATCTCCGGGACCGATCGCCCGCTTGCGGCGGTCCGGCGCTGTTGGTCCTCATCCGCTGGCACCTGCTTGAGCCGCTCGATGCCGACCTATCCATCTCGGTCCGGGCTCTGTCCCAGGGAGCGCTCATACGGGCTGACCAAGGTCCGGCTCAGGACGACCACCCCCCCGTCTGGGGGCTGTCGCCCACCTCCACCTGGTCCCCGGGGGACGAACGCCTGGATGCCTATCTGCTCCCTCTCTCCGAGGAACGGGCTGCCGATTCACTGGAGTTGGTGGCCTACGTCCTGACCGACGACGGTCCCGAGACGCTGTGGGAGGCCGAGCTACCACTCCCGGAGTAG